One genomic segment of Desulfomicrobium sp. ZS1 includes these proteins:
- the ccsA gene encoding cytochrome c biogenesis protein CcsA, with protein MFRIYPKVLMILACVSMALMAVGQYAIWFYAPEEMTMGLVQKVFYFHLPLAWWSFVAFFGVCVASVMVLWTGQERWDVLAGVLAEIGVLFSGLALITGSLWGRAAWNTWWTWDPRLSTTLVMWFVYAGYLVLRSADVGGTKGAKVRAVLGIVAFLDVPLVFLSARLWRSIHPAVLASKGGGLEPQMWTAVWINVLAWGALFGTLVLARYHGAGLKRRVEAALIRIQEKTLQ; from the coding sequence ATGTTTCGCATCTATCCAAAAGTACTCATGATTCTTGCCTGCGTGAGCATGGCGTTGATGGCTGTGGGACAATACGCCATCTGGTTTTACGCCCCCGAGGAAATGACCATGGGGCTGGTGCAGAAGGTCTTCTATTTCCATCTGCCCTTGGCGTGGTGGTCCTTTGTCGCCTTTTTCGGGGTGTGCGTGGCAAGCGTCATGGTGCTGTGGACCGGCCAGGAACGGTGGGACGTTCTGGCCGGGGTGCTGGCCGAGATCGGGGTTCTCTTCAGCGGGCTGGCCCTCATTACCGGATCCCTCTGGGGTCGGGCGGCCTGGAACACATGGTGGACGTGGGACCCGCGTCTGTCCACCACGCTTGTGATGTGGTTCGTGTACGCCGGCTATCTGGTCCTGCGTTCCGCCGACGTGGGCGGGACCAAGGGGGCGAAGGTGCGGGCCGTGCTCGGAATTGTGGCCTTTTTGGATGTGCCTCTGGTTTTTTTGTCGGCCAGGCTTTGGCGGTCCATCCATCCGGCCGTGCTCGCGTCCAAGGGTGGGGGGCTAGAGCCGCAGATGTGGACGGCGGTGTGGATCAATGTCCTGGCCTGGGGGGCGCTGTTCGGGACTCTGGTCCTGGCGCGTTACCACGGCGCTGGTCTGAAGCGGCGTGTCGAGGCTGCTCTGATCAGAATCCAGGAAAAGAC
- a CDS encoding heme exporter protein CcmB: MISSSLAIARKDLRLAFAGGQGPVQAVLLGLLLVFIFSLSAAPGERFSAQQAMAIFWLCSSFGVVLIFSLLFRFEEENDTATALLLSPLPVQGLWMGKTLAGLLLLLLCQVFFFPAALVFLGLDPGNNLGGLVLMVLGVDVGLCVLGGLIGAMGQGQGAKDALLTIIVFPLQIPLLLGGIRIGVGLMQGTALAGVADWFGLVMAFDAVFAGAALFLFPHVFRGE, from the coding sequence ATGATTTCGTCTTCACTGGCCATTGCCCGCAAAGACCTGCGTCTGGCCTTCGCCGGTGGGCAGGGTCCGGTCCAGGCGGTTCTGCTCGGGCTCTTGCTGGTTTTCATCTTCAGCCTTTCCGCAGCTCCGGGCGAACGCTTTTCCGCGCAGCAGGCCATGGCCATTTTCTGGCTGTGCAGCTCCTTCGGGGTGGTCCTTATTTTTTCCCTGCTTTTTCGTTTCGAAGAGGAGAACGACACGGCTACGGCCCTGCTGCTGTCTCCTCTGCCGGTGCAGGGGTTGTGGATGGGCAAGACTTTGGCGGGGCTACTGTTGCTTTTGCTGTGCCAGGTTTTCTTTTTTCCGGCGGCCCTTGTCTTTCTCGGTCTTGACCCCGGTAACAACCTGGGCGGGCTCGTGCTCATGGTGCTGGGCGTGGACGTCGGTCTGTGCGTGCTGGGCGGGCTCATCGGGGCCATGGGTCAGGGGCAGGGGGCCAAGGACGCGCTCTTGACCATCATTGTTTTTCCGTTGCAGATACCGCTGCTTCTCGGCGGAATCCGTATCGGGGTCGGACTGATGCAGGGAACTGCCCTGGCCGGGGTCGCGGATTGGTTCGGACTTGTCATGGCGTTTGACGCAGTTTTTGCGGGCGCGGCACTTTTTCTGTTCCCTCATGTCTTCAGAGGGGAATAA
- the ccmA gene encoding heme ABC exporter ATP-binding protein CcmA yields the protein MMNRGFLLTLRGVSHFFGSRLIFKGVSCDLAPGSIMLVAGPNGAGKTTLLKIMAGLTPPRAGTVERTVPDRAMAFMGHQTFVYPALTALGNLEFWNSVYGRGLDDAALLGLLDRVGLKGFALEAAGTFSRGMAQRLSLARVLLVEPALVFLDEPSTGLDTASQALLHGELEAARARGAGIVWISHDLDRDLKRADMVLGLGGRGMSYFGPAQGFSPEGP from the coding sequence ATGATGAACCGAGGTTTCCTGCTGACTCTGCGCGGGGTCAGTCATTTTTTCGGCTCCCGGTTGATCTTCAAGGGCGTGTCCTGCGACCTGGCGCCGGGCAGCATCATGCTCGTGGCCGGTCCCAACGGCGCGGGCAAGACAACGCTGTTGAAGATCATGGCCGGGTTGACCCCGCCCCGGGCGGGCACGGTGGAACGCACGGTCCCGGATCGGGCCATGGCCTTCATGGGACACCAGACCTTTGTCTATCCGGCGCTCACGGCCCTGGGCAATCTTGAGTTCTGGAACAGCGTCTACGGGCGGGGCCTGGACGATGCAGCCCTGCTCGGCCTGCTGGATCGGGTCGGCCTGAAGGGCTTCGCCCTGGAGGCGGCGGGCACGTTTTCCAGAGGCATGGCCCAGCGCCTGTCCCTGGCGCGGGTGCTCCTGGTCGAGCCGGCGCTTGTGTTTTTGGATGAGCCTTCCACCGGTCTCGACACGGCTTCCCAGGCTTTGCTGCATGGCGAGCTGGAGGCCGCCCGGGCTCGGGGCGCTGGTATTGTCTGGATATCCCACGATCTGGATCGGGACCTGAAAAGGGCCGACATGGTTCTGGGTCTTGGCGGACGGGGCATGAGCTACTTTGGCCCGGCGCAGGGATTTTCTCCGGAGGGACCATGA
- a CDS encoding heme lyase CcmF/NrfE family subunit — protein sequence MHAISFTALLLSMLAAVGLTATAGMKALKDDFDTVALLEKGQILLTVVVLAVSAVLVQALVVRDFSYVYVRDYTDTFLPLFYAATAFWAGQNGSFLFWYLCVALMGWCMIYTPGYSRLDNRTKVFFWLLFFLIEIFFLYALTGPSNPFMKLDPAPAEGRGLNPLLQNPGMIFHPPLLFLGYAGYTIPFCLALASRLSGNSREWLELCRNWNIVAWVFLTSGIILGAWWSYMELGWGGYWAWDPVENASLIPWLAGTAFIHTAIVGRTRKSLLRTNVFMVALTFLLCFFATFVVRSGMIDSLHAFGGSRMGVPLLAFMIATLLMTLYVCLIGRKDDSAHIDDFASRPGMLFLASWLFLCLGGIVFLGVLWPVLSSMWSANPVGLDAGFYNKVCLPLFAVLAFIMSICPWFSQKSGISDKTVLSLVLGAGAGAAVVMFVLGYSQPLALFSAASGFMMIVSIALYFIRNKGARAFLPSWGAYGVHLGVALMVIGVAFSGPYKEEAEAVLTKGQSMTVGSYEVMFNELTHDHDNPAMDTHAALLTVTQGGKPVGSLAPEKRLYRNFEQSTFAEVSVIPSLGEEIYATLLGFNEEGAVSLKVSVNPLVNWIWIGGTLSSLIAFLCWRKIERR from the coding sequence ATGCACGCCATCAGTTTCACCGCTCTGCTCCTGAGCATGCTGGCCGCCGTGGGCTTGACCGCGACGGCCGGGATGAAGGCCCTCAAAGATGATTTTGACACCGTCGCCCTGCTTGAAAAGGGGCAGATTCTGCTGACCGTGGTGGTCCTGGCGGTCTCTGCCGTTCTGGTGCAGGCCCTGGTGGTTCGCGACTTCTCTTACGTCTATGTACGGGATTACACCGACACTTTTCTGCCCCTGTTTTATGCCGCGACGGCATTTTGGGCCGGGCAGAACGGTTCCTTCCTGTTCTGGTATCTGTGCGTGGCCTTGATGGGCTGGTGCATGATTTACACCCCCGGGTACTCCCGGCTGGACAACAGGACAAAGGTGTTTTTCTGGCTGCTCTTTTTCCTGATCGAGATTTTTTTCCTGTACGCCCTGACCGGTCCGAGCAACCCTTTCATGAAGCTCGATCCTGCTCCGGCGGAAGGCCGGGGACTCAATCCCCTGTTGCAGAATCCGGGCATGATATTTCATCCTCCTCTTCTTTTTCTGGGCTATGCCGGCTATACCATTCCCTTTTGTCTGGCCCTGGCTTCGCGCCTGTCGGGCAACAGCCGCGAGTGGCTGGAGCTGTGCCGGAACTGGAACATCGTGGCCTGGGTATTTTTGACCTCAGGCATCATCCTCGGGGCCTGGTGGTCCTACATGGAGCTTGGCTGGGGCGGCTACTGGGCCTGGGATCCGGTCGAAAACGCATCGCTCATTCCTTGGCTGGCCGGGACCGCTTTCATCCATACCGCCATTGTCGGCCGCACGCGCAAGTCGCTGCTGCGCACCAACGTGTTCATGGTCGCCTTGACCTTTTTGCTCTGTTTTTTCGCCACCTTCGTAGTCCGCAGCGGCATGATCGACTCCCTGCACGCCTTCGGGGGCAGTCGCATGGGTGTCCCGCTCCTGGCTTTCATGATCGCAACGCTGCTGATGACCCTCTATGTCTGTCTGATAGGGCGCAAGGACGACTCCGCGCACATCGATGATTTCGCCAGCCGTCCGGGCATGCTCTTTCTGGCTTCCTGGCTCTTTTTGTGCCTGGGCGGAATTGTCTTTCTGGGCGTGCTCTGGCCTGTCCTTAGCAGCATGTGGAGCGCCAATCCCGTGGGCCTTGACGCCGGCTTCTACAACAAGGTCTGCCTGCCCCTTTTTGCCGTGCTGGCCTTTATCATGTCCATCTGTCCCTGGTTTTCGCAGAAAAGCGGAATCAGCGACAAGACAGTCTTAAGCCTGGTGCTCGGCGCGGGAGCGGGAGCGGCGGTGGTCATGTTCGTCTTGGGCTACTCGCAGCCGCTGGCCCTTTTTTCCGCGGCCTCGGGTTTCATGATGATCGTTTCCATCGCCCTGTACTTTATCCGCAACAAGGGCGCCCGGGCTTTCCTGCCGTCATGGGGCGCTTACGGCGTGCATCTGGGCGTGGCGCTGATGGTCATCGGCGTGGCTTTTTCCGGGCCCTACAAAGAGGAGGCGGAGGCTGTGCTGACCAAGGGCCAATCCATGACCGTCGGCTCGTATGAGGTCATGTTCAACGAGCTGACCCACGATCACGACAATCCGGCCATGGACACCCACGCAGCCCTGCTGACCGTGACCCAGGGCGGCAAGCCGGTGGGCAGCCTTGCGCCTGAGAAGCGGTTGTACCGCAACTTCGAACAGTCAACCTTTGCCGAGGTCTCGGTCATCCCGTCCCTGGGCGAGGAAATATACGCCACGCTGCTCGGCTTCAACGAAGAGGGCGCGGTCAGCCTGAAGGTCAGCGTTAACCCGCTGGTCAACTGGATCTGGATCGGTGGCACCCTGTCCAGCCTGATCGCCTTCCTGTGCTGGAGAAAGATCGAGCGCCGATGA
- a CDS encoding cytochrome c maturation protein CcmE, giving the protein MSTAKNQKWVYLVAVLLVGAGVGYLVFSGLSQNSVYFLNVSEALAMPAEKLSQARLFGMVAEKDIEHDPSAMGVSFYALDKDDPGKAIRVHYRGAVPDTFKAGVEVILEGSFTADTRVFEATTLLTKCPSKYEKNEKGQMRPPGFAG; this is encoded by the coding sequence ATGAGCACAGCAAAAAATCAGAAATGGGTCTACCTCGTTGCCGTCCTGCTTGTGGGGGCCGGAGTGGGCTATCTTGTCTTCAGTGGGCTGTCCCAGAATTCCGTGTATTTTCTGAATGTTTCCGAAGCACTGGCCATGCCTGCCGAAAAGCTGTCCCAGGCGAGGCTTTTCGGCATGGTCGCAGAGAAGGACATAGAGCATGACCCTTCGGCCATGGGCGTGTCCTTTTACGCCCTGGACAAGGACGACCCGGGCAAGGCCATCCGCGTTCACTACCGCGGGGCGGTGCCCGATACGTTCAAGGCCGGCGTCGAAGTTATTCTTGAGGGTTCGTTCACGGCCGATACCCGGGTGTTCGAAGCCACCACTCTGTTGACCAAATGTCCGTCCAAATACGAAAAGAATGAAAAGGGCCAGATGCGTCCTCCCGGATTCGCAGGTTAG
- a CDS encoding HAD-IIIA family hydrolase — protein sequence MAIIDTILLDRDGTLIEERHYLSDPSQVALIPGVAAPMRRLAALGCNFYLASNQSGIGRGLFTVEDYQQVHARLVELLLAEGIALGGAAHCPHSPQDECGCRKPRIGLWQQLATNFSLSPEKTVMIGDKIADIRFGQAIGCAETVLVLTGHGLEAAGKLGLDLPEGPLLRCAPGPDRPTWLARDLGCYLEHLVQKKEHVHAHRI from the coding sequence ATGGCCATCATAGACACCATTCTACTCGACCGCGACGGGACCCTGATTGAAGAGCGCCACTACTTAAGCGACCCCTCGCAGGTCGCGCTCATCCCGGGCGTGGCCGCCCCCATGCGCAGGCTGGCGGCGCTCGGCTGCAACTTCTACCTGGCCAGCAACCAGAGCGGCATCGGGCGCGGCCTCTTTACCGTGGAAGACTACCAACAGGTGCACGCGCGCCTTGTAGAGCTGCTGCTGGCCGAAGGCATCGCCCTTGGCGGCGCCGCCCATTGTCCCCACTCGCCGCAGGATGAATGCGGATGCCGCAAACCCCGCATCGGGCTTTGGCAGCAGCTGGCGACAAATTTTAGCCTGTCTCCCGAAAAAACGGTCATGATCGGAGACAAGATCGCCGATATCCGCTTCGGCCAGGCCATCGGCTGCGCCGAAACAGTGCTGGTCCTGACCGGCCATGGTCTTGAAGCCGCCGGAAAGCTTGGTCTTGACCTGCCCGAAGGACCGCTGCTGCGGTGCGCCCCCGGCCCGGACCGGCCGACCTGGCTGGCGCGGGACCTTGGCTGCTATCTGGAGCATCTTGTGCAAAAAAAGGAACATGTGCATGCACATCGGATTTGA
- a CDS encoding glycosyltransferase family 1 protein, translating to MHIGFDAKRFFHNPTGLGNYSRSTIFGLAEHFPQHSYTLYTPRLSGPFCTLPACHVLQVQEACPLGRTFPALWRSLGIPRAARGHGLDIYHGLSHELPLTSFGPRTRTVVSMHDLLFLTHSHLYPWVDRQLYAFKYRQSCLRADMVVAISQKTADDVHELFAVPRERIRVAYQSCSPAFGVTRDQNEAHRLRTIHGLPERYVLFVGSLIPRKGAQTLISALAQLSGADRPDLVIVGKGPLETALREQARACGLAGQVHFLGQVADADLPGLYQLADLFAYPSVGEGFGIPILEALSSRVPVITSTGSCFAEPGGDAALYTTPGDASALAEALARVLRDSDLRHDMIAKGVRHAQNFHISRTSAVLMQIYADLCAQR from the coding sequence ATGCACATCGGATTTGACGCCAAACGCTTCTTCCACAACCCCACAGGACTGGGCAACTACTCCCGCAGCACCATCTTCGGACTGGCGGAGCATTTTCCGCAGCACAGCTATACATTATATACGCCGCGTCTGTCCGGTCCATTTTGCACATTGCCCGCCTGCCATGTTCTGCAAGTGCAGGAAGCATGCCCGCTTGGCCGCACCTTTCCGGCCCTGTGGCGCAGCCTGGGCATCCCCCGCGCGGCACGCGGTCATGGTCTGGACATCTACCACGGCCTGTCCCATGAGCTCCCGCTAACCTCGTTCGGACCGCGCACGCGCACCGTGGTCAGCATGCACGACCTGCTCTTTCTGACCCATTCCCACCTCTATCCCTGGGTCGACCGCCAGCTCTATGCGTTCAAATACAGGCAAAGCTGCCTGCGCGCGGACATGGTCGTGGCCATCAGCCAAAAGACCGCCGACGACGTGCACGAACTTTTCGCCGTCCCCCGGGAGCGCATCCGGGTTGCCTATCAAAGCTGCTCCCCGGCCTTCGGCGTCACCAGAGACCAGAACGAAGCGCATAGGCTGCGCACAATTCACGGCCTGCCGGAGCGGTATGTGCTGTTTGTCGGCTCCCTCATCCCCCGCAAGGGCGCCCAGACGCTTATCTCCGCGCTGGCGCAATTATCCGGGGCCGACCGGCCGGACCTGGTCATCGTCGGCAAGGGCCCCTTGGAGACGGCCCTGCGCGAACAGGCCCGGGCCTGCGGCCTTGCAGGCCAAGTCCACTTTCTGGGACAGGTCGCGGACGCGGACCTGCCGGGCTTGTATCAACTGGCAGACCTGTTTGCCTATCCTTCGGTGGGCGAAGGCTTCGGCATCCCCATCCTGGAGGCCTTGAGCAGCCGGGTTCCGGTCATCACCTCCACCGGCTCCTGCTTTGCCGAGCCCGGTGGCGACGCCGCCCTGTACACCACGCCGGGCGACGCGTCCGCATTGGCCGAGGCTCTGGCCCGGGTCCTTCGCGACAGCGACCTGCGCCACGACATGATTGCCAAAGGCGTGCGCCACGCCCAGAATTTTCACATCTCGCGCACCTCGGCCGTCCTCATGCAGATCTACGCCGACCTCTGCGCACAAAGATAG
- a CDS encoding glycosyltransferase family 9 protein, whose amino-acid sequence MPLPFSNQECLTVRLSALGDAILTTGVLAYWHAQAGLTFQVLTKPALAPVFAGHPAVTGITAVGEEDLHGARWIAFCRKLAREFGHLPLIDLHVNLRTLLLRALWPGPTRTYRKFSLTRRLFLATRHPVFAARLRRLNVPQRYCMALDPAAVDAKALRPRIFLDEKEKAAASEMLSHLGFTRPVAIHPYATHPAKTPRPEVWRNLIRKLEAKGEQVLILGRHDQPLCPQAPHDLTNATDLRATAALLSLCRVLVTGDSGPMHLATGVDTPVVALFGPTTKEWGFYPSGPHDRVHQSPCAKAPCSLHGQDACVLGNACMKDISEEVLLNLLSSLPT is encoded by the coding sequence ATGCCCCTGCCCTTCAGCAATCAGGAATGCCTGACCGTGCGGCTGAGCGCCCTGGGCGACGCCATCCTGACCACGGGAGTGCTCGCGTACTGGCATGCACAGGCCGGGCTGACATTTCAGGTGCTGACCAAACCGGCCTTGGCCCCCGTCTTCGCCGGCCACCCGGCCGTGACCGGGATCACGGCCGTCGGGGAGGAAGACCTGCACGGCGCGCGCTGGATCGCATTCTGCCGCAAGCTGGCCCGGGAATTCGGGCACCTGCCGCTCATCGACCTGCACGTCAACCTGCGTACCCTGCTGCTGCGCGCCCTCTGGCCCGGTCCCACGCGGACCTACCGCAAATTTTCGCTGACCAGGCGGCTGTTTCTGGCCACCCGGCACCCGGTGTTCGCCGCCAGGCTCCGCCGCCTGAATGTCCCCCAGCGCTACTGCATGGCTCTTGACCCTGCGGCCGTGGATGCGAAGGCCCTACGACCCCGCATCTTTCTCGACGAGAAAGAAAAAGCAGCGGCCAGTGAAATGCTTTCACACCTGGGCTTCACGCGCCCCGTCGCCATCCACCCTTACGCCACACACCCGGCCAAAACTCCGCGCCCTGAAGTCTGGCGAAATCTGATCCGGAAACTGGAAGCTAAGGGCGAGCAGGTGCTCATCCTCGGTCGCCATGACCAGCCGCTCTGCCCGCAGGCCCCGCATGATCTGACCAACGCCACCGACCTGCGCGCAACCGCAGCCCTGTTGTCCCTATGCCGGGTCCTGGTGACCGGAGACTCCGGGCCCATGCACCTGGCCACGGGGGTCGATACGCCGGTCGTCGCCCTGTTCGGGCCGACGACAAAGGAATGGGGCTTTTACCCATCGGGACCGCATGACCGTGTCCATCAGAGTCCCTGCGCCAAGGCTCCCTGCTCCCTGCACGGCCAGGACGCATGCGTGCTTGGCAACGCCTGTATGAAAGACATTTCCGAAGAAGTGCTGCTGAATCTGCTTTCTTCTTTACCGACCTGA
- a CDS encoding Fur family transcriptional regulator, producing the protein MKELLGKDMRLTNQRRIILEELKAVTTHPTADEIYGMVRQKMPRISLGTVYRNLEVLSSLGLVRKLENAAGQKRFDGDVSPHHHIRCEVCGKVGDIFDAPDITGIEHGLDTDFQITGVSLEFSGICPRCQAEKKLAQ; encoded by the coding sequence ATGAAAGAACTCCTGGGCAAAGACATGCGTCTGACCAACCAACGCAGGATCATCCTGGAAGAACTCAAAGCAGTGACCACCCACCCCACTGCCGATGAGATCTACGGCATGGTGCGTCAGAAGATGCCGCGCATCAGTCTTGGCACCGTGTATCGAAACCTTGAGGTTCTCAGCTCGCTCGGTCTGGTGCGCAAACTGGAAAACGCGGCCGGACAGAAACGTTTTGACGGCGACGTCTCGCCCCATCACCACATCCGTTGCGAAGTCTGCGGCAAGGTGGGGGACATCTTCGACGCCCCGGACATCACGGGCATCGAGCACGGGCTTGACACGGATTTCCAGATCACCGGCGTCAGCCTGGAATTCTCGGGCATCTGCCCGCGCTGCCAGGCTGAAAAAAAGCTGGCCCAATAG
- a CDS encoding desulfoferrodoxin, with product MAKRLEVYKCDLCGNIVEVMHGGGGTLVCCGEDMKLQVEGTVDAAREKHVPVIHKTSSGYKVVVGEVAHPMLDAHYIEWIELVADGKVYRQYLSPGQAPEAEFCIEAKNVTAREYCNLHGQWKIEN from the coding sequence ATGGCGAAAAGACTCGAAGTCTACAAATGTGACCTGTGTGGCAATATCGTCGAAGTTATGCATGGCGGCGGCGGAACCCTGGTCTGCTGCGGAGAGGACATGAAGCTGCAGGTGGAAGGCACCGTGGACGCGGCCCGGGAAAAACATGTGCCCGTCATCCACAAAACCTCCTCGGGCTACAAGGTCGTGGTCGGCGAAGTCGCCCACCCCATGCTTGACGCCCATTACATCGAATGGATCGAACTTGTCGCCGACGGCAAGGTCTATCGTCAGTATTTAAGCCCCGGCCAGGCGCCTGAAGCCGAATTCTGCATCGAGGCCAAAAACGTCACGGCCCGGGAATATTGCAACCTGCACGGACAGTGGAAAATCGAAAACTAA
- the rd gene encoding rubredoxin — protein sequence MDKYVCTLCGYVYDPASGDPDNGVAPGTKFEDIPDDWTCPVCGAGKEDFTKED from the coding sequence ATGGATAAGTATGTTTGCACCCTCTGCGGCTACGTTTACGACCCCGCCAGCGGCGATCCGGACAACGGCGTCGCCCCTGGAACCAAGTTCGAAGACATCCCCGATGACTGGACGTGTCCTGTCTGCGGAGCCGGAAAGGAAGATTTCACCAAGGAAGATTGA
- a CDS encoding FprA family A-type flavoprotein: MPVTEIKKDIYWVGVVDWNIHDFHGYSKAPQGTTYNAYLVIDDKVTLFDSVPAKFQMDLYHQIRSIIELEKIDYIVCNHIEPDHSGAMPFLMEKIQPEKVFCSKMGHRMLLDHFHQPDWPYHPVQTGDSISLGKRTVQFMETRMLHWPDSMFSYIPEDKLLISNDAFGQNIASSERFDDEIDLAMLMAEASHYYYNIVLPFSPRVIAVLDDVAKLGLDIDMIAPDHGIIWRSNVPRILEAYRDYAEQKPNKKAVIVYDTMWHSTEKMAKAIAEGLMEEGVAVRIMHLKQYHHSDVMGALADATGIICGSPTHNNGIMPLMADFLTYMKGLKPLGRVGAAFASFGWSGESLNIVTEWLKSAKIEVVEPGVKCKNVPDHAKLAECKELGRQVGKAIVAKVEAEA, encoded by the coding sequence ATGCCTGTTACCGAAATAAAAAAAGACATCTACTGGGTTGGAGTCGTGGACTGGAATATCCACGATTTCCACGGATACTCCAAAGCTCCCCAGGGAACGACATATAACGCGTATCTGGTCATCGACGACAAGGTCACCCTTTTCGACTCCGTTCCGGCCAAATTCCAGATGGACCTGTATCACCAGATCCGGTCCATCATTGAACTGGAAAAAATCGACTACATCGTCTGCAACCACATCGAACCCGACCACTCCGGGGCCATGCCTTTCCTGATGGAAAAGATTCAGCCCGAAAAAGTCTTCTGCTCCAAGATGGGGCATCGCATGCTCCTCGACCATTTCCATCAGCCCGACTGGCCCTACCATCCGGTCCAGACCGGCGACTCCATCAGCCTCGGCAAACGCACGGTGCAGTTCATGGAGACACGCATGCTGCACTGGCCGGACTCCATGTTTTCCTACATCCCCGAAGACAAGCTGCTCATCTCCAATGACGCTTTCGGGCAAAACATCGCCTCCAGCGAACGTTTCGACGACGAGATCGATCTGGCCATGCTCATGGCGGAGGCCTCCCACTACTATTACAACATCGTCCTGCCTTTTTCCCCGCGGGTCATCGCGGTACTCGACGACGTGGCCAAGCTGGGCCTTGATATCGACATGATCGCCCCGGACCACGGCATCATCTGGCGCTCCAACGTGCCGCGGATCCTGGAGGCGTACCGCGACTACGCCGAGCAGAAGCCGAACAAGAAGGCGGTCATCGTCTATGACACCATGTGGCACTCCACGGAAAAAATGGCCAAGGCCATTGCCGAAGGGCTCATGGAGGAGGGGGTCGCGGTCAGGATCATGCACCTCAAGCAGTACCACCACTCCGACGTCATGGGCGCGCTGGCCGACGCCACCGGCATCATCTGCGGCTCCCCGACCCACAACAACGGCATCATGCCGCTGATGGCGGACTTTCTGACCTACATGAAAGGCCTGAAACCCCTGGGACGCGTCGGCGCGGCCTTTGCCTCCTTCGGCTGGAGCGGCGAATCCCTCAATATCGTGACCGAGTGGCTCAAATCGGCCAAGATCGAGGTCGTCGAACCCGGCGTGAAGTGCAAGAACGTGCCGGATCACGCCAAGCTGGCCGAATGCAAGGAACTGGGACGACAGGTCGGCAAGGCTATCGTGGCCAAAGTGGAAGCAGAGGCGTAA
- a CDS encoding DVU0298 family protein — MARSREIKRQVLDLLASDGWEAGLGDLADLGQPAVAPLFSALCNAAPLVRWHAVTGFGVVIAALANTAPEKARVVMRRFIWSLNDESGGIGWGAPEAMAEIMTTSPLIAAEYHNHLLAYIHEDHCRPDCYLEYAPLRRGAVWGVARLAQVRPDLVLRAEPDLLCALEDCDTVIRGLSAWACGLLGLASALPKLGAMSQDQSILELYRDRELQEKTLAILAAEAVCRITGHAPAQN, encoded by the coding sequence ATGGCACGCAGCAGGGAAATCAAACGTCAGGTCCTGGACCTCCTGGCCAGCGATGGCTGGGAGGCAGGACTTGGCGATCTTGCGGATCTCGGACAACCGGCCGTGGCGCCGCTCTTTTCGGCGCTGTGCAACGCTGCGCCGCTGGTCCGCTGGCATGCGGTCACGGGGTTTGGAGTCGTCATCGCGGCCTTGGCAAACACGGCTCCGGAAAAGGCGCGCGTGGTCATGCGCCGCTTCATCTGGAGCCTCAACGACGAATCCGGGGGCATCGGCTGGGGCGCGCCCGAGGCCATGGCCGAGATCATGACCACAAGTCCCCTGATCGCAGCCGAATACCACAACCACCTCCTGGCCTACATCCACGAAGATCACTGCCGACCCGACTGCTATCTGGAATACGCCCCCCTGCGCCGTGGGGCCGTATGGGGCGTTGCCCGGCTGGCGCAGGTCCGTCCGGATCTGGTGCTTAGGGCCGAACCCGATCTGCTCTGCGCCCTGGAAGACTGCGACACGGTCATCCGGGGCCTTTCGGCCTGGGCCTGCGGATTGCTCGGACTGGCTTCCGCGCTGCCGAAACTCGGCGCCATGAGCCAGGACCAATCCATCCTGGAATTATACCGCGACCGCGAACTTCAGGAAAAGACCCTGGCCATCCTGGCCGCGGAGGCCGTCTGCCGGATCACGGGCCACGCACCCGCACAAAACTAA